In Trichomycterus rosablanca isolate fTriRos1 chromosome 4, fTriRos1.hap1, whole genome shotgun sequence, one DNA window encodes the following:
- the myo9b gene encoding unconventional myosin-IXb: MSVQEAGGSEEPVHILTVHMSPSLDTAQRCNVRVRRHTTATLVLENLVKHFHLDKARNYELVEVREPGAGARALQAGERPVEHMLLWPQGHEQSRGFYFTLQEGQRDTMKDLCGLAALNEKNVLEALRRRFYSKQIYTYAGDILLAINPFQFLPIYNPKDVEMYQNRALGQKEPHVFAVADAAFHAMLSKRTNQCIVISGESGSGKTQSTKFIIHCLTALSRKGCTSGVERTILGAGPVLEAFGNAKTSYNNNSSRFGKFIRVNFLEGGVVRGATIETYLLEKSRLVTRRSSERNYHVFYYLLLGATQEEREEFRLLEPEQYHYLKQDDPQLEDEVVMKDEFKRLHQAMELVGFLPPTRKQILSVLSAILYLGNVTYTTKPGGDGVTVGPPDVLQTLSDLLKVKVELLATALTKRKAMTANDVLILPYTLSQAVTARDSVAKSLYSSMFDWIVLRINHALLNKRDVEEAVPCLSIGVLDIFGFEDVRSNSFEQFCINYANEQLQHYCTQHIFRLEQEEYGAEGISWTPVDYCDNEGCISLVSKKPTGLLYLLDEESSLPQATDATLLEKFKQQHQENRFFVPTPVLEPAFIIRHYAGKVKYQIEDFRAKNTDHMRPDIVSLLRGSQSAYLRRLMGSNPVAVFRWGILRAVVRIVNTFKTAGKLWASKNPDLIRRYSRLSLSETRRPSYAVGRLMSQRSLIEFSFDHSEENPLEVLEDIFATFESKKYPLLLLMITLRLPRTISGGPQKPKRAQKQNQGQENHAGTNKELQERAKRNLDLNLELDLYQPDGMEMVWRRWSSIVEATLQPEYLHAKILRSVSQAGGKPPLKAEVSCFGVDLSALSSGGPPAVLEMMLAHVEMTGLYTEGIYRKSGSACKAKELHQLLESDYKKTRLDNYQIHTVTGLIKSWLRELPEPLMTFRLYNDFMYAAEIPERSERLRAIYRKLEELPAPNYGTLERLIFHLVRVAKEEPHNRMSGNALSIVFAPCILRSADMSDPLLSFKDLPKTTLCLEVLILEQMRRYEEKMKEIQQLEHAEALAIKELKLRRQNTILENPKDTLNVPPVDESVMDEEKTLMERIKSLKHEKNKLAYRLPELDQDASDNETLDSESIASLESPLDDSLVLEGRWNTKEPQKRPVQAGGGVRDGYVSTAMPASNQAVKPSGSVISLDIPYIDDDL; the protein is encoded by the exons ATGAGCGTCCAGGAGGCCGGCGGCTCCGAGGAGCCCGTCCACATCCTGACGGTCCACATGAGTCCGTCTCTCGACACCGCCCAGCGCTGTAACGTCCGTGTCCGGAGACACACCACCGCCACGCTGGTGCTGGAGAACCTGGTGAAGCACTTCCACCTGGACAAGGCCAGGAATTATGAGCTGGTGGAGGTGAGGGAGCCGGGCGCGGGGGCCCGGGCGCTGCAGGCGGGCGAGAGGCCGGTGGAACACATGCTGCTCTGGCCCCAGGGTCACGAGCAGAGCCGGGGGTTTTACTTCACCCTCCAGGAGGGTCAGCGGGACACGATGAAGGACCTGTGCGGCCTGGCCGCGCTGAACGAGAAGAACGTGCTGGAGGCGCTGCGCCGCCGCTTCTACAGCAAACAGATCTACACGTACGCCGGCGACATCCTGCTCGCCATCAACCCCTTCCAGTTCCTCcccatctacaaccccaaagaCGTGGAGATGTACCAGAACCGCGCGCTGGGCCAGAAGGAGCCGCACGTCTTCGCCGTCGCCGACGCCGCCTTCCACGCCATGCTGAGCAAACGGACCAATCAGTGCATCGTCATATCCGGGGAGAGCGGCTCGGGGAAAACGCAGAGCACCAAGTTCATCATCCACTGTCTGACGGCGCTGAGCAGGAAGGGATGCACCAGCGGGGTGGAGCGCACCATTTTAGGAGCGGGGCCCGTCCTCGAG GCGTTTGGAAATGCTAAGACGTCGTACAACAACAACTCGAGTCGTTTCGGGAAGTTTATTCGGGTGAACTTTTTGGAGGGGGGCGTGGTGAGAGG AGCCACGATTGAGACGTACCTGCTGGAGAAGAGTCGCCTCGTCACCAGGAGGAGCAGTGAGAG GAACTATCACGTGTTTTATTACCTGCTGCTCGGAGCGACTCAGGAGGAGAGAGAAGAATTCAGACTGTTAGAACCTGAACAGTATCACTACCtcaaacag GACGACCCTCAGCTGGAGGATGAAGTCGTGATGAAAGACGAGTTTAAGAGGCTCCATCAGGCCATGGAGCTCGTCGGGTTCCTTCCTCCAACCAGGAAACA GATTCTCTCAGTACTCTCTGCTATTCTGTATCTGGGGAACGTGACGTACACGACGAAGCCGGGCGGAGACGGAGTGACGGTGGGACCTCCAGACGTCCTCCAGACGCTCTCTGATCTACTGAAG GTGAAGGTGGAGCTGTTGGCGACGGCTCTGACGAAGAGGAAGGCGATGACGGCGAACGACGTCCTGATCCTGCCCTACACCCTCAGCCAG GCGGTGACGGCGCGAGACTCCGTGGCTAAATCTCTGTACAGCTCCATGTTCGACTGGATCGTCCTGCGCATCAACCACGCCCTGCTGAACAAGAGGGACGTGGAGGAGGCCGTTCCG tgtctCTCTATAGGTGTGCTGGATATTTTCGGGTTCGAGGATGTGAGGAGTAACAGTTTTGAGCAGTTCTGTATTAATTACGCTAACGAGCAGCTCCAGCACTACTGCACCCAGCACATCTTCAGACTGGAGCAG GAGGAGTACGGGGCGGAGGGGATCAGCTGGACGCCGGTGGATTACTGTGATAACGAGGGCTGCATCAGTCTGGTCAGTAAGAAACCCACGGGGCTGCTGTACCTGCTGGACGAGGAGAGCAG TTTACCTCAGGCCACAGACGCCACCCTGCTGGAGAAGTTCAAGCAGCAGCACCAGGAGAACCGGTTCTTCGTTCCTACGCCGGTTCTCGAGCCTGCCTTCATCATCCGGCACTACGCCGGGAAAGTGAAGTACCAGATCGAG GACTTCCGAGCCAAAAACACCGACCACATGCGTCCCGACATCGTCTCCCTCCTGCGCGGCAGCCAGAGCGCCTACCTGAGGCGGCTGATGGGATCCAATCCCGTGGCGGTGTTCCGCTGGGGGATCCTCCGGGCCGTCGTGCGCATAGTGAACACCTTCAAAACCGCCGGCAAACTCTGGGCCTCCAAAAATCCAG ACCTGATTCGCCGATATTCACGCCTGTCTCTAAGCGAGACCCGGAGACCGAGCTACGCCGTCGGACGACTGATGAG CCAGCGCTCCCTGATCGAGTTCTCCTTTGATCATTCGGAGGAGAACCCACTGGAGGTGCTGGAGGACATCTTCGCCACGTTCGAGAGTAAAAAGTatcctcttcttcttctcatGATCACGCTCCGTCTTCCACGG ACCATCTCAGGAGGACCTCAAAAACCCAAACGAGCACAGAAACAGAACCAGGGGCAGGAGAACCATGCTGGAACAAACAAAGAGCTCCAAGAACGAGCCAAAAGAAATCTGGATCTGAATCTAGAGCTGGATCTGTATCAGCCTGATGGAATGGAGATGGTGTGGAGAAGATGGAGCAGCATCGTGGAGGCAACATTACAGCCTGA GTACTTGCATGCCAAAATCCTGCGTTCTGTATCTCAGGCCGGGGGTAAACCTCCTCTAAAG GCCGAAGTGTCGTGTTTCGGCGTGGACCTCAGCGCTCTGAGCAGCGGTGGACCCCCGGCGGTGTTGGAGATGATGTTGGCGCACGTGGAGATGACCGGTCTCTACACCGAGGGGATCTACCGTAAATCTGGGTCGGCATGTAAAGCTAAAGAGCTTCATCAGCTGCTGGAGTCTG ATTATAAGAAGACTCGTCTGGATAACTACCAGATTCACACGGTTACCGGTCTGATTAAGTCCTGGTTACGAGAATTACCTGAACCTCTGATGACCTTCAGACTCTACAACGACTTCATGTACGCCGCCG AGATACCAGAGAGATCGGAGAGGCTTCGAGCCATTTACAGGAAGCTGGAGGAACTTCCTGCTCCTAATTACGGGACTCTGGAGCGGCTGATCTTTCACCTGGTCAG GGTGGCGAAGGAGGAGCCGCATAACCGGATGTCGGGTAACGCCCTGTCCATCGTTTTTGCTCCCTGCATCCTCCGTTCTGCCGACATGTCAGACCCCCTGCTGAGCTTCAAAGATCTTCCCAAAACCACACT GTGTTTGGAGGTGCTGATCCTGGAGCAGATGAGGAGATATGAAGAGAAGATGAAGGAGATCCAGCAGCTGGAACACGCCGAAGCTCTCGCCATCAAGGAACTCAAACTGAGGAGACAGAACACg ATTTTGGAGAATCCCAAGGACACGCTGAACGTTCCTCCGGTGGATGAATCAGTCATGGACGAGGAGAAAACGCTGATGGAGAGGATCAAGTCTCTGAAACATGAGAA GAACAAGCTGGCGTACAGGCTCCCCGAGCTGGATCAGGACGCGTCCGATAACGAGACCCTGGACTCCGAATCCATCGCCAGCCTGGAGAGTCCGCTGGATGATAGTCTGGTGTTAGAAG gTCGGTGGAATACGAAGGAACCGCAGAAACGTCCTGTCCAGGCTGGCGGTGGCGTCCGCGATGGCTACGTATCGACCGCTATGCCAGCTAGCAACCAGGCTGTAAAACCCAGCGGAAGCGTCATCAGCCTCGACATTCCCTACATAGACGACGACCTGTAG